One part of the Bradyrhizobium sp. CB1650 genome encodes these proteins:
- a CDS encoding DUF1330 domain-containing protein, with translation MAAKGYWIGRVDVHNDEGYKPYAVANGPIFKKYGGRFVVRAGKFTTVEGQSRTRNVVIEFPDYEAAIACYNSPEYQANIKVRQPHSLADLIIIEGYDGPQP, from the coding sequence ATGGCAGCAAAGGGCTACTGGATCGGACGCGTCGACGTGCACAATGACGAGGGCTACAAACCCTACGCCGTCGCCAACGGTCCGATCTTCAAGAAATACGGCGGCCGCTTCGTCGTCCGCGCCGGCAAGTTCACCACCGTCGAAGGCCAGAGCCGTACCCGCAACGTGGTGATCGAATTCCCGGACTACGAGGCCGCGATCGCCTGCTACAACTCGCCCGAATACCAGGCCAACATCAAGGTGCGCCAGCCGCACTCCCTCGCCGACCTCATCATCATCGAGGGCTACGACGGCCCGCAGCCGTAA
- a CDS encoding MFS transporter: MSVVGIDTGFELDTASAAPDEISLRLEAMPASTYVWRLIILLSLGGCFEIYDLFLTGYIAPGLSRSGLLTTTTQAFFGFAGIGAFVAATFAGLFVGTFFLGFLADRFGRRAIFTYALLGYTAASVVMACQTSSEGLLFWRFLAGIGIGVEVITIDAYITELVPSWMRGRAFAVNQAIMFIAVPVVAFLAWWLVPLAPYGIDGWRWVVLIGAAASMIIWVLRLFLPESPLWLARHGRNEEALRIVATLEAAAGSGPAACPGAMPARVATTPVATVGFADLFRPPYLSLVVLFMVFNLCQAFGFYGFANWVPTLLVEKGITVTKSLQYSFIVAFAYPIAPLLASSFADRFERRWIIAGACVAIIVFGMAFAQLTAPALLIICGVLLTACNTTMSYAYHAYQTEVFPTQIRARASGLVYSMSRLSATFSGFIVAYMLKEAGVTGVFGLITAAMLIVVIAMALFGPNVRGKPLDAA, encoded by the coding sequence ATGAGCGTCGTGGGCATCGACACCGGCTTCGAACTCGACACGGCGTCCGCGGCGCCGGACGAGATCTCGCTGCGATTGGAAGCCATGCCGGCCTCCACCTACGTCTGGCGCCTCATCATCCTGCTTTCGCTAGGCGGCTGCTTCGAGATCTACGACCTGTTCCTGACCGGCTATATCGCGCCGGGCCTGAGCCGCAGCGGGCTGTTGACCACGACGACGCAGGCGTTCTTCGGCTTCGCCGGCATCGGCGCGTTCGTCGCGGCGACCTTTGCCGGCCTGTTCGTCGGCACCTTTTTCCTCGGCTTCCTCGCCGACCGGTTCGGACGGCGCGCGATCTTCACCTATGCGCTGCTCGGCTACACCGCAGCATCCGTCGTCATGGCCTGCCAGACCTCGTCCGAGGGACTCCTGTTCTGGCGCTTCCTTGCGGGCATCGGCATCGGCGTCGAGGTCATCACCATTGACGCCTACATCACCGAGCTGGTGCCGAGCTGGATGCGCGGCCGCGCCTTTGCGGTGAACCAGGCAATCATGTTCATCGCAGTGCCCGTCGTCGCTTTCCTCGCCTGGTGGCTGGTGCCGCTCGCGCCCTATGGGATCGACGGTTGGCGCTGGGTGGTGCTGATCGGCGCAGCCGCCAGCATGATCATCTGGGTGCTGCGGCTGTTCCTGCCCGAAAGCCCGCTCTGGCTGGCACGGCATGGCCGCAACGAGGAAGCCCTCCGCATTGTGGCGACGCTGGAGGCCGCTGCCGGCAGCGGTCCCGCAGCGTGCCCTGGCGCTATGCCGGCGCGCGTCGCGACGACGCCGGTTGCGACGGTCGGCTTCGCCGATCTGTTCCGCCCGCCTTATCTCTCGCTCGTCGTGCTCTTCATGGTGTTCAACCTCTGCCAGGCCTTCGGCTTCTACGGCTTCGCCAACTGGGTGCCGACGCTGCTGGTCGAGAAAGGCATCACCGTCACCAAGAGCCTGCAATATTCCTTCATCGTCGCCTTCGCCTATCCGATCGCGCCGCTTCTGGCCTCGAGCTTCGCCGACCGCTTCGAGCGCCGATGGATCATCGCGGGCGCGTGCGTGGCCATCATCGTCTTCGGCATGGCGTTCGCGCAGCTCACCGCACCAGCGCTTTTGATCATCTGCGGCGTGTTGCTGACGGCCTGCAACACGACGATGTCCTACGCCTATCACGCCTATCAGACCGAGGTGTTTCCGACGCAGATCCGGGCGCGCGCCTCCGGTCTGGTCTATTCGATGAGCCGGCTCAGCGCGACATTCTCGGGCTTCATCGTCGCCTACATGCTGAAGGAAGCCGGCGTCACCGGCGTGTTCGGCCTGATTACCGCGGCGATGCTGATTGTAGTGATCGCGATGGCCTTGTTCGGTCCGAACGTACGCGGCAAGCCGCTCGACGCGGCATAG
- a CDS encoding sulfate transporter family protein — protein MLDAAVKALSQMMSPPMRSILWRSIGVALVLITVLAIGLQRLLSWFATHGEVWLEELLGPGWHSTLEVLSWIVSIAAGLGVVFGGILLMPAITSLVASLFVDDVADQVEREHYPAERPGVALPFTLAIHEGIKTALLTILVYLIVLPFVFLAGAGFLIFFLATAWLLGREYFELAAMRFRPPEEAKAMRRDHAATLFAAGLIIAAFVSIPVVNLATPIFGMAFMVHMHKRLSGSRPELIEPARSMR, from the coding sequence ATGCTGGATGCCGCCGTCAAGGCGCTATCGCAAATGATGTCGCCGCCGATGCGCTCGATCCTGTGGCGTTCGATCGGCGTTGCCCTGGTGCTGATCACAGTGCTCGCCATCGGCTTGCAGCGGCTCTTGAGCTGGTTTGCGACCCATGGCGAGGTCTGGCTCGAAGAGCTGCTCGGCCCCGGCTGGCACTCCACGCTCGAGGTGCTGTCCTGGATCGTCTCGATCGCCGCCGGCCTCGGCGTCGTGTTCGGCGGCATCCTCTTGATGCCCGCGATCACCTCGCTGGTGGCGAGCCTGTTCGTCGACGACGTCGCCGACCAGGTCGAGCGCGAGCATTATCCGGCCGAGCGCCCCGGCGTCGCGCTGCCGTTCACGCTCGCTATCCATGAGGGCATCAAGACGGCGCTGCTCACGATCCTGGTCTATCTGATCGTGCTGCCCTTCGTGTTCCTGGCCGGCGCCGGCTTCCTGATCTTCTTCCTCGCCACCGCCTGGCTGCTCGGGCGCGAATATTTCGAGCTCGCCGCGATGCGCTTCCGGCCGCCGGAGGAAGCCAAGGCGATGCGGCGCGACCATGCCGCGACCCTCTTCGCCGCCGGACTGATCATCGCCGCCTTCGTCTCGATTCCCGTCGTCAATCTGGCGACACCGATCTTCGGCATGGCCTTCATGGTCCACATGCACAAGCGCCTGTCCGGGTCACGGCCCGAGCTGATCGAGCCGGCGCGCTCGATGCGCTGA
- a CDS encoding DUF2244 domain-containing protein — protein sequence MSTGNEIERESEVPIFSALLTPHRSLNRTGFLAVMLFLSVVSFATGIVFLMMGAWPVFGFFGLDVLVIWWAFKVNFRAARATEEIVVTPSELRVRRVSHRGDVAEWVFNPLWVRLDQDVDEEYGLEHLYLISRGRCLSIGGFLGPEEKTSFAKALVQALNAARRGPTYNPIT from the coding sequence ATGAGCACAGGCAACGAAATTGAGCGCGAGAGCGAGGTGCCGATCTTCTCCGCGCTGCTGACGCCGCACCGCTCGCTGAACCGCACGGGCTTTCTCGCCGTGATGCTGTTCTTGAGTGTGGTCAGCTTTGCGACCGGCATCGTCTTCCTGATGATGGGCGCATGGCCGGTGTTCGGCTTCTTCGGCCTCGACGTGCTGGTGATCTGGTGGGCCTTCAAGGTCAATTTCCGTGCCGCGCGGGCGACCGAGGAGATTGTTGTCACGCCGTCGGAATTGCGCGTGCGGCGCGTGAGCCATCGCGGCGACGTTGCCGAATGGGTGTTCAACCCGCTCTGGGTCCGCCTCGATCAGGATGTCGACGAGGAATACGGCCTCGAGCACCTCTATCTGATCTCGCGGGGACGCTGCCTGTCGATCGGCGGGTTCCTGGGACCCGAAGAAAAGACCAGCTTCGCCAAGGCCTTAGTCCAGGCGCTGAACGCCGCCCGGCGCGGCCCGACCTACAACCCGATCACCTGA
- the nth gene encoding endonuclease III, whose translation MAKITRKPAPRKPAVPKKKAKTATAKPKRTAKTSLKATRPWTPAEIHEAFSRFRKANPEPKGELEHLNPFTLLVAVVLSAQATDAGVNKATRELFKVADTPQKMLDLGEERLRDYIKTVGLYRTKAKNVIALSAKLLSEFGGEVPRTRAEIESLPGAGRKTANVVLNMAFGEHTMAVDTHVFRVGNRTGLAPGKTPLEVELGLEKVIPVEFMLHAHHWLILHGRYTCLARKPRCEVCLINDLCRWPEKTV comes from the coding sequence ATGGCGAAAATCACCCGCAAGCCGGCCCCGCGCAAACCGGCCGTGCCGAAGAAAAAGGCAAAGACGGCCACGGCCAAGCCGAAGCGCACCGCGAAGACCTCGCTCAAAGCCACGAGACCCTGGACGCCGGCGGAGATCCATGAGGCCTTCAGCCGTTTCCGCAAGGCCAATCCGGAGCCGAAGGGGGAGCTGGAGCATCTCAATCCCTTTACGCTGCTCGTGGCCGTCGTGCTGTCGGCGCAGGCGACCGACGCCGGGGTCAACAAGGCGACACGGGAATTGTTCAAAGTCGCCGACACCCCGCAGAAGATGCTCGATCTCGGCGAGGAACGCTTGCGCGACTACATCAAGACCGTCGGGCTCTATCGCACCAAGGCCAAGAACGTGATCGCGCTGTCGGCAAAGCTACTGTCGGAGTTCGGCGGCGAGGTGCCGCGCACCCGCGCAGAGATCGAGTCGCTGCCCGGCGCCGGCCGCAAGACCGCCAATGTCGTTCTCAACATGGCCTTTGGCGAGCACACCATGGCGGTCGACACCCATGTCTTCCGCGTCGGCAACCGCACCGGGCTTGCGCCCGGCAAGACACCGCTCGAAGTCGAACTCGGTCTCGAAAAGGTGATCCCGGTCGAGTTCATGTTGCATGCGCATCATTGGCTGATCCTGCACGGCCGCTATACTTGCCTCGCGCGCAAGCCGCGCTGCGAGGTGTGCCTGATCAACGATCTCTGCCGCTGGCCGGAGAAAACGGTCTGA
- the pyrF gene encoding orotidine-5'-phosphate decarboxylase: MTPAEIAPKDRLIVALDVPSLELAEAMVNRLGDSVTFYKIGYRLAYAGGLPLVGKLADRGKKVFLDLKLHDIGNTVTQGVESITKLGATFLTVHAYPQTMKGAVEGRGNTSLKILAVTVLTSYNEDDLHAAGYRLGVSELVEARAQQAQVLGVDGLVCSPEEVGSLRKIVGHQMNLVTPGIRPAGSATGDQKRIMTPGRAIAAGADYLVVGRPVVEAADPKAVADAIQAEIAQALD; this comes from the coding sequence ATGACGCCCGCTGAAATCGCCCCAAAAGACCGCCTGATCGTCGCGCTCGATGTGCCGAGCCTTGAGCTTGCGGAGGCGATGGTCAATCGGCTCGGTGACAGCGTCACCTTCTACAAGATCGGCTATCGCCTCGCTTATGCCGGCGGCCTGCCGCTGGTCGGCAAGCTCGCCGACAGGGGCAAGAAGGTCTTCCTCGATCTCAAGCTGCACGACATCGGCAACACGGTGACGCAGGGTGTCGAGAGCATCACCAAGTTGGGAGCGACCTTCCTCACCGTGCACGCCTATCCGCAGACCATGAAGGGCGCCGTCGAAGGCCGCGGCAACACGAGCCTGAAGATCCTCGCCGTCACGGTGCTGACCTCTTACAACGAGGACGATCTGCACGCCGCCGGCTACCGGCTCGGCGTCTCCGAGCTGGTCGAAGCGCGCGCCCAGCAGGCACAGGTGCTCGGCGTCGACGGTCTCGTCTGCTCGCCGGAGGAAGTGGGCAGCCTGCGCAAGATCGTCGGCCACCAGATGAACCTCGTCACCCCCGGCATCAGGCCGGCAGGCTCGGCGACCGGCGACCAGAAGCGCATCATGACGCCGGGACGCGCGATTGCCGCGGGCGCCGACTACCTCGTCGTCGGGCGGCCGGTGGTGGAGGCCGCCGATCCCAAGGCCGTGGCAGACGCCATCCAGGCCGAGATCGCGCAAGCACTCGACTGA
- the dapB gene encoding 4-hydroxy-tetrahydrodipicolinate reductase — protein sequence MSDMRLIVAGAGGRMGRALTRAIAESKGAVLAGALEAPGSELLGKDAGVLAGLPANDIKLSADLWAMSKDADGILDFTVPAATIANVAIAAERGLVHVIGTTGLSASDNAVIKSVTNRAVVVQSGNMSLGVNLLAAVVKRVAKALDQTFDIEIVETHHRMKVDAPSGTALMLGQAAAAGRGIPLDEHSARGRDGITGARRPGDIGFASLRGGTAAGDHSVSFLGPFERLTLSHHAEDRMLFAHGALRAALWAHGKKPGHYSMADVLGLADI from the coding sequence ATGTCCGATATGCGCTTGATTGTTGCAGGAGCCGGCGGCCGGATGGGCCGCGCGCTGACGCGGGCGATTGCCGAGAGCAAAGGCGCGGTGCTGGCGGGGGCGCTCGAGGCGCCGGGCTCGGAGCTGCTCGGCAAGGATGCCGGCGTGCTCGCGGGCCTTCCGGCCAATGACATCAAACTCTCCGCCGACCTATGGGCGATGTCGAAGGATGCCGACGGCATCCTCGATTTCACCGTGCCGGCGGCGACCATCGCCAATGTCGCGATCGCGGCCGAGCGCGGCCTCGTGCACGTCATCGGCACGACCGGGCTTTCGGCCTCCGACAACGCCGTGATCAAGAGCGTCACCAACCGCGCCGTCGTCGTACAGTCCGGCAATATGAGTCTGGGCGTCAATTTGCTCGCTGCCGTGGTCAAACGCGTCGCCAAGGCGCTCGACCAAACCTTCGACATCGAGATTGTCGAAACCCATCATCGCATGAAGGTCGACGCGCCCTCGGGCACCGCGCTGATGCTGGGCCAAGCCGCTGCGGCTGGCCGCGGCATCCCGCTCGATGAGCATTCGGCGCGCGGCCGCGACGGCATCACCGGTGCACGGCGTCCCGGCGACATCGGCTTTGCCTCCCTGCGCGGCGGCACCGCGGCGGGCGACCACAGCGTCAGCTTTCTTGGGCCCTTCGAGCGCCTGACGCTGTCGCATCATGCCGAAGACCGCATGCTGTTCGCCCATGGCGCGCTGAGAGCGGCACTCTGGGCGCATGGCAAGAAGCCGGGACACTACTCCATGGCCGACGTGCTCGGTCTTGCCGACATCTGA
- a CDS encoding 2,3-bisphosphoglycerate-dependent phosphoglycerate mutase gives MSERLLVLVRHGQSEWNLKNLFTGWKDPDLTEQGVAEAREAGRKLKAQGLVFDVAFTSVLTRAQHTLDLILGELGQEGLPTAKDLALNERDYGDLSGLNKDDARKKWGEEQVHIWRRSYDVSPPGGESLKDTLARALPYYVQEILPAVLNGKRTLVAAHGNSLRALIMVLEKLSPEGILKRELATGVPIIYRLNADSTVASKLDLAG, from the coding sequence ATGAGCGAACGTCTCCTCGTCCTCGTGCGCCACGGCCAGAGCGAATGGAATCTGAAGAACCTGTTCACGGGGTGGAAGGATCCCGACCTCACCGAGCAGGGTGTGGCTGAAGCCAGGGAAGCCGGCCGCAAGCTGAAGGCGCAAGGGCTCGTCTTCGACGTCGCCTTCACCTCGGTCCTGACCCGTGCGCAGCATACGCTCGATCTCATCCTCGGTGAGCTCGGACAGGAGGGCCTGCCGACGGCCAAGGATCTCGCGCTGAACGAGCGCGACTATGGCGATCTCTCCGGCCTCAACAAGGATGACGCGCGCAAGAAATGGGGCGAGGAGCAGGTGCACATCTGGCGTCGTTCCTACGACGTGTCGCCGCCCGGCGGCGAAAGCCTCAAGGACACGCTGGCGCGCGCGCTGCCCTATTACGTGCAGGAGATCTTGCCCGCCGTGCTCAACGGCAAGCGTACGCTGGTCGCCGCCCACGGCAACTCGCTGCGCGCGCTGATCATGGTGCTGGAGAAGCTTTCGCCCGAAGGCATCTTGAAGCGCGAGCTCGCCACCGGCGTGCCGATCATCTACCGGCTCAATGCGGATTCGACGGTGGCGTCGAAGCTGGATTTGGCGGGTTGA
- a CDS encoding CoA transferase, whose protein sequence is MEREVSAAGLPLAGVRVVEMTHMVMGPTCGMILAQLGAEVIKVEPPAGDKTRSLGGMGTSFFPLFNRGKRSVVLDFEKPGDREIMHRLLATADVFLENFRDGQLEKQGLGADELRRRHPQLIVAGHKGFLSGPYEHRPALDEVVQMMSGLAAMTGTREKPQRVGSSANDIMGGMFGVIAILAALYQKRAGKRDGADIRIGLFENCLFLVAQHMVEYEMTGSKPRSMPEREHAWPIYDIFDAAGGARIFIGVVTEGHWQSFCREFGLAEFLNDPALRSTTDRILARSRIIPRVAAVIKQWNVAELSQKLDALNICFSPINRPEDLFADPHVLRPGGLVNNVNADGNPFRVPALPIEWNGSNIGEGLKVAPLGADTAAVRTEIDNEDATSKAAGSRI, encoded by the coding sequence ATGGAGCGAGAGGTATCGGCGGCCGGGCTGCCGCTGGCAGGCGTGCGCGTCGTCGAGATGACCCACATGGTCATGGGTCCGACCTGCGGCATGATCCTCGCGCAGCTCGGGGCTGAGGTGATCAAGGTCGAGCCGCCGGCAGGCGACAAGACCCGCAGCCTGGGGGGCATGGGTACTTCCTTCTTCCCACTGTTCAATCGCGGCAAGCGCAGCGTCGTGCTGGATTTCGAGAAGCCGGGTGACCGCGAGATCATGCACCGCCTGCTCGCGACCGCCGACGTGTTCCTGGAAAATTTCCGCGACGGTCAACTCGAAAAGCAGGGGCTCGGCGCAGACGAGTTGCGCCGCCGCCATCCGCAACTGATCGTCGCGGGCCACAAGGGCTTTCTGTCCGGCCCTTACGAGCATCGCCCGGCGCTCGACGAGGTCGTGCAGATGATGTCGGGCCTCGCCGCCATGACCGGCACCCGCGAAAAACCGCAGCGCGTCGGCTCGTCCGCCAACGACATCATGGGCGGCATGTTCGGCGTGATCGCGATTCTCGCCGCGCTCTACCAGAAGCGCGCGGGCAAGCGCGACGGCGCCGACATCCGTATCGGCTTGTTCGAGAACTGCCTGTTCCTGGTGGCCCAGCACATGGTCGAATATGAGATGACCGGTAGCAAGCCGCGCTCGATGCCGGAGCGCGAGCACGCCTGGCCGATCTACGACATTTTCGATGCCGCCGGCGGCGCGCGCATCTTCATCGGCGTCGTCACCGAAGGCCATTGGCAGAGCTTTTGCCGCGAGTTCGGTCTCGCCGAGTTCCTGAATGATCCTGCCTTGCGGTCCACGACCGACCGCATCCTGGCGCGGTCGCGGATCATTCCGCGGGTGGCGGCGGTGATCAAACAGTGGAACGTGGCCGAGCTGTCGCAAAAGCTCGACGCGCTCAACATCTGCTTCTCACCGATCAATCGCCCCGAGGATCTCTTTGCCGATCCCCACGTGCTGCGGCCGGGCGGGCTCGTCAACAACGTCAACGCCGACGGAAATCCGTTCCGTGTGCCGGCGCTGCCGATCGAGTGGAACGGCAGCAACATCGGCGAAGGCCTGAAGGTCGCACCGCTCGGCGCCGACACGGCGGCCGTACGTACCGAGATCGACAATGAAGACGCCACGTCCAAAGCCGCAGGGAGCCGCATATGA
- a CDS encoding LysR family transcriptional regulator has product MDSRQLRYFIAVYEQRNLSRAADQVNVAQSALSHHISNLEAEFAAPLFERKSRGMEPTAAGERLYEHARIILRAMAEAETEVRQGARVIAGDISIGMANSGVKAIGVPLMRTVLTDYPKLKLSLTESLSGATLMHLMASDVDLALVYNPPSEKDLITEPVLEEQMFLVGTAKLVGKAKAPIRFEELSRLPLILLRHGLSARALLDDPVLLKRLEVGAILHANSISGMTGALVAGLGCTIATKLFAQEQLAAGRLVAREVIEPRLTRTLYLCRLRNRPMTYVMEEMRRLILKLIAEQVRGGHWQAKLLG; this is encoded by the coding sequence ATGGATTCGCGCCAGCTCCGCTATTTCATCGCCGTCTACGAGCAACGGAACCTGTCGCGCGCAGCCGACCAGGTCAATGTCGCGCAGTCCGCGCTCAGCCACCACATCTCGAATCTCGAAGCCGAGTTCGCCGCGCCGCTGTTCGAGCGCAAGTCGCGCGGCATGGAACCGACCGCTGCGGGCGAACGACTCTACGAGCATGCCCGCATCATCCTGCGTGCGATGGCGGAAGCCGAGACCGAGGTGCGCCAGGGCGCGCGGGTGATCGCGGGCGACATCTCGATCGGCATGGCGAATTCCGGCGTCAAGGCGATCGGCGTACCCTTGATGCGCACCGTGCTCACCGACTATCCGAAGCTGAAGCTGTCGCTCACCGAGAGCCTGTCCGGCGCGACGCTGATGCATCTGATGGCTTCCGATGTCGATCTCGCGCTGGTCTACAACCCGCCGTCGGAAAAGGATCTGATCACCGAGCCAGTGCTGGAGGAGCAGATGTTCCTGGTCGGCACGGCGAAGCTGGTGGGCAAGGCCAAGGCCCCGATCAGGTTCGAGGAATTGAGCCGGCTGCCGCTGATCCTCCTGCGCCACGGCCTCTCGGCCCGCGCCTTGCTGGATGACCCGGTGCTGCTCAAGCGGCTGGAAGTCGGCGCCATCCTGCACGCCAACTCGATCAGCGGCATGACCGGCGCGCTGGTCGCCGGCCTCGGATGCACCATCGCGACGAAATTGTTCGCCCAGGAGCAGCTCGCGGCAGGCCGCCTGGTCGCGCGCGAGGTGATCGAGCCGAGGCTGACCCGAACGCTCTATCTCTGCCGCCTGCGCAACCGCCCGATGACCTATGTCATGGAGGAGATGCGACGCCTGATCCTCAAGCTGATCGCCGAGCAGGTACGCGGCGGGCACTGGCAGGCGAAGCTGTTGGGCTGA
- a CDS encoding rRNA adenine N-6-methyltransferase family protein: MPLPSSARALKKPRLDDEVRFLRSWIEKPLHMGAVMPSGKLLARTMAHYVDVDSDGPVVELGPGTGAITSALIERGVDPKRLVLVEYNPGFCALLRDRYPQAKVVQGDAYRLRDTLWNVLSAPASAVVSGLPLVTKPMLTRLRLIRDAFTALAPGAPFVQFTYAVVPPIPKSLPGVSTEASERIWMNLPPARVWVYRKD, from the coding sequence ATGCCATTGCCATCGTCCGCGCGTGCGTTGAAGAAGCCTCGTCTCGACGACGAGGTCCGTTTTCTCCGATCGTGGATCGAAAAGCCGCTGCATATGGGTGCGGTGATGCCTTCGGGCAAGCTGCTGGCCCGGACAATGGCCCACTACGTCGACGTCGATTCGGACGGACCGGTGGTCGAGCTCGGGCCAGGCACCGGTGCCATCACTTCGGCGCTGATCGAGCGCGGCGTCGATCCGAAGCGTCTCGTCCTCGTCGAATACAATCCCGGCTTCTGCGCGCTGCTGCGCGACCGCTATCCGCAGGCCAAGGTTGTGCAGGGCGACGCCTATCGCCTGCGTGACACGCTCTGGAACGTGCTGAGCGCGCCGGCCTCAGCGGTCGTCTCCGGCCTGCCGCTGGTGACGAAGCCGATGCTGACGCGCCTGCGGCTCATTCGCGACGCCTTTACGGCGTTGGCGCCCGGCGCGCCTTTCGTGCAGTTCACTTATGCGGTGGTGCCGCCGATCCCGAAATCGCTCCCCGGCGTGTCCACAGAGGCCTCGGAACGGATCTGGATGAACCTTCCGCCGGCCCGCGTCTGGGTGTATCGCAAGGATTAA
- a CDS encoding bifunctional helix-turn-helix domain-containing protein/methylated-DNA--[protein]-cysteine S-methyltransferase — MMTLAIHDQRLARPGSQNAALRDYDSVRRAIAFISENWRAQPTIEAMADAAGVTPDELHHLFRRWASITPKAFMQALTLDHAKSLLRDSASILDAALDSGLSGPGRLHDLFVTHEAMSPGEWKHGGAGLTLRYGFHPSPFGTAIVIATERGLSGLAFADPGDEKIALADMTRRWPNATYVEDHEGTAPLAQRIFEPKLWRPDQPLRVVLIGTDFEVRVWETLLKIPMGRAVSYSDIACNINNPKASRAVGAAVGKNPVSFVVPCHRALGKSGTLTGYHWGITRKQAMLGWEAGRMGVQ, encoded by the coding sequence ATGATGACACTCGCCATACATGACCAGCGCCTGGCCAGGCCGGGCTCCCAGAACGCCGCACTGCGCGACTATGATTCCGTGCGCCGGGCGATCGCCTTCATCTCGGAGAACTGGCGCGCACAACCGACCATCGAGGCGATGGCGGATGCCGCCGGGGTCACGCCGGACGAACTGCACCATCTGTTCCGCCGCTGGGCCTCGATCACGCCCAAGGCCTTCATGCAGGCGCTCACACTCGATCATGCCAAGAGCCTGCTCAGGGATTCCGCAAGCATCCTCGACGCGGCGCTCGACTCCGGTCTGTCGGGCCCCGGCCGGCTGCACGACCTCTTCGTCACCCATGAAGCGATGTCGCCTGGCGAATGGAAGCACGGCGGCGCCGGATTGACGCTGCGCTACGGTTTCCACCCCTCGCCCTTCGGCACCGCGATCGTGATCGCGACCGAGCGCGGATTGTCGGGCCTCGCCTTCGCCGATCCCGGTGACGAAAAGATCGCGCTGGCCGACATGACACGGCGCTGGCCGAACGCTACTTACGTCGAGGATCACGAAGGCACGGCGCCGCTCGCCCAGCGCATCTTCGAGCCAAAACTCTGGCGGCCCGACCAGCCGCTTCGCGTCGTGCTGATCGGCACCGATTTCGAAGTACGTGTGTGGGAGACGCTGCTCAAGATCCCGATGGGACGCGCGGTGTCCTATTCCGACATCGCCTGCAACATCAACAATCCGAAGGCCTCGCGCGCCGTCGGCGCCGCCGTCGGCAAGAACCCGGTCTCATTCGTCGTGCCCTGCCACCGCGCGCTAGGCAAGAGCGGTACGCTCACCGGCTATCACTGGGGCATCACCCGCAAGCAGGCGATGCTGGGCTGGGAAGCGGGGCGGATGGGGGTGCAGTAG
- a CDS encoding NAD(P)H-dependent oxidoreductase: MPAPKILVLPGSLRTGSHNAKLAAVAAYEFAQAGVDVTRISLADFPLPIYDGDLQAKSGVPKHAINLKRMIGAHQGVLIVTPEYNASVPPLLKNAIDWVSRVQDPHEVRGEVFRHRVFALAGASQSRLGASRALGALRLILTSCHANVIAGQLALAFADQAYDDMDRLKNQSDIDALKEMVRQLIDVSQRMM; encoded by the coding sequence ATGCCCGCACCCAAGATCCTGGTCCTTCCCGGCTCGCTGCGCACCGGCTCGCACAACGCGAAGCTGGCGGCGGTCGCGGCTTACGAATTCGCCCAGGCCGGCGTCGACGTCACCCGCATCTCGCTCGCCGATTTTCCGCTGCCGATCTACGATGGCGACCTGCAGGCGAAGTCCGGCGTGCCGAAGCACGCGATCAATCTCAAACGCATGATCGGCGCACACCAGGGCGTCTTGATCGTGACGCCCGAATACAATGCCTCGGTGCCGCCGCTGCTGAAGAACGCGATCGACTGGGTCAGCCGCGTGCAGGATCCGCACGAGGTGCGCGGCGAGGTGTTCCGCCATCGGGTTTTCGCCCTTGCTGGTGCTTCGCAGAGCCGGCTCGGCGCGTCACGCGCGCTTGGGGCGCTGCGGCTGATCCTGACTTCCTGCCACGCCAATGTGATCGCCGGCCAGCTCGCGCTCGCCTTTGCCGACCAAGCCTATGACGATATGGACAGGCTGAAGAACCAGTCGGATATCGACGCGCTGAAGGAGATGGTGCGGCAGTTGATCGACGTTTCCCAGCGCATGATGTGA